In Streptomyces sp. NBC_00306, a single genomic region encodes these proteins:
- a CDS encoding TIGR03086 family metal-binding protein, which yields MDSTAQTSGPDLHPAADAVRQLIAGIPDERLGDPTPCPEYAVRELLAHVVLLSTAFRDAARKDLGPLTASSPGDSRPVLGDDWRDVLPRRLDELADAWTVPEAWEGDTQAGGITFPAAIAGRVALNELVVHGWDLARATGQKYACDEASLRESYGMMKPAPGDEEARGDAFGPVVDVPADAPLLDQVIGFSGRRPDWQPGN from the coding sequence ATGGATTCCACAGCGCAGACCTCCGGCCCCGACCTCCACCCCGCCGCCGACGCGGTGAGGCAGCTCATCGCCGGCATCCCGGACGAGCGGCTCGGGGATCCGACCCCCTGTCCCGAGTACGCCGTGCGGGAACTGCTGGCCCATGTCGTCCTGCTGTCCACCGCCTTCCGCGATGCCGCGCGCAAGGACCTCGGTCCGTTGACCGCCTCCAGTCCCGGCGATTCGCGGCCCGTCCTCGGCGACGACTGGCGGGACGTGCTGCCGCGACGGCTGGACGAACTGGCCGACGCGTGGACCGTGCCCGAGGCGTGGGAGGGCGATACGCAAGCCGGCGGGATCACCTTCCCCGCCGCGATCGCCGGCCGGGTGGCGCTGAACGAGCTCGTCGTCCACGGGTGGGACCTGGCCCGGGCCACCGGACAGAAGTACGCCTGCGACGAGGCGAGCCTGCGCGAGTCGTACGGGATGATGAAGCCGGCGCCCGGGGACGAAGAGGCGCGCGGCGACGCGTTCGGACCCGTCGTCGACGTCCCTGCCGACGCGCCGCTCCTCGACCAGGTCATCGGGTTCAGCGGGCGGCGTCCCGACTGGCAGCCGGGGAACTGA
- a CDS encoding SUKH-4 family immunity protein — translation MTPTPVTAQDIIATHGLDGVVFFPRAVHEKSEIGAQAAAFLAHVGIPTDSVFLARNVSTDPSEDSVHVGAWAAERDVPVPEKYRSWLVLGYFPCATAAFNPEDGRVYSFADDGEGEPVLIHESLESLVRALIVLKEFMKDRAVDPDLSPERIRISIETFDRNPFADEDSAWSQIYEEMSDGIF, via the coding sequence ATGACCCCGACCCCCGTGACCGCGCAGGACATCATCGCGACCCATGGCCTCGACGGCGTTGTGTTCTTCCCGCGGGCGGTTCATGAGAAATCGGAGATCGGCGCCCAAGCCGCCGCCTTCCTGGCGCATGTCGGCATACCGACCGACTCGGTGTTCCTCGCGCGCAATGTTTCGACAGATCCTTCTGAGGACTCGGTGCATGTCGGTGCCTGGGCCGCCGAAAGGGATGTACCGGTTCCCGAGAAGTATCGATCCTGGCTCGTCCTCGGGTATTTCCCCTGTGCCACGGCGGCATTCAATCCGGAGGACGGCCGGGTCTACTCGTTCGCCGACGACGGCGAGGGTGAGCCCGTCCTGATCCATGAGAGTCTCGAATCCCTCGTGCGCGCTCTGATCGTTCTGAAGGAATTCATGAAGGACAGGGCGGTGGACCCGGACCTCTCGCCCGAGCGGATCCGGATCAGCATCGAAACCTTCGACAGGAACCCCTTCGCCGACGAGGATTCCGCCTGGAGCCAGATCTACGAAGAAATGTCCGACGGCATCTTCTGA
- a CDS encoding response regulator transcription factor codes for MASVLVVEDDPVIRAALTEVLSAHGYAIKTAHQGFEALREVTQGPPDIVVLDLGLPDLDGLDVLRMIRGISRVPVLVATARDDDREVIRLLNAGADDYMVKPFSGGQLAARIAAVLRRSAPDANRDREPVLQVADLRIDTLARTVHLADHELSLTRREFDLLAYLAANADQVMSRTRILSEVWQQPYLEDQTVDVHLSSLRRKLGEKASRPRYLHTVRGIGIKLVSSP; via the coding sequence ATGGCCTCCGTACTTGTCGTCGAGGACGACCCTGTGATCCGTGCCGCACTGACCGAGGTCCTCAGTGCGCACGGGTATGCGATCAAGACCGCTCACCAGGGGTTCGAAGCGCTGCGCGAGGTCACCCAGGGCCCGCCGGACATCGTCGTGCTCGACCTCGGACTGCCCGATCTGGACGGTCTCGACGTGCTGCGGATGATCCGCGGGATCTCCCGGGTGCCGGTGCTCGTCGCCACGGCCCGCGACGACGACCGGGAGGTCATCAGGCTCCTCAACGCGGGGGCCGACGACTACATGGTCAAGCCGTTCTCCGGCGGGCAGCTCGCCGCCCGGATCGCCGCAGTGCTGCGGCGGTCCGCGCCCGATGCGAACCGGGACCGGGAGCCCGTCCTCCAGGTCGCGGACCTCCGCATCGACACGCTCGCCCGTACCGTGCACCTCGCCGACCACGAGCTCTCGCTCACGCGGCGCGAGTTCGACCTGCTCGCCTACCTCGCCGCCAACGCCGACCAGGTCATGTCCCGTACGCGAATACTTTCCGAGGTGTGGCAGCAGCCGTATCTGGAGGACCAGACGGTCGACGTCCACCTCTCCTCGCTGCGCAGAAAGCTCGGCGAGAAGGCCTCGCGGCCCCGGTACCTCCACACCGTGCGCGGCATCGGGATCAAGCTGGTCAGCTCACCATGA
- a CDS encoding HAMP domain-containing sensor histidine kinase, whose amino-acid sequence MRRALAGIALAVTTMVALSFLIPLALLVREQARDRVTTAAEQRAAALSPVLALTTKPADVQQAVSGLGSDDQLAVRLPDGDLVGTVHAPRQALERAVSKRETLAMNTADGWIYLQPVVLAEDRVAVVESYVPGADLTRGVWASWGVMALLAIGLVGGSVLVADRLGARVVRSSRSLKSASLALGSGDLDVRVEPDGPPELQEAGAAFNHMADRVVQLLAIEREMVADLSHRLRTPLTALYLEVDLIRGSPGAGRITAAVEQLETELDSIITAARTPLAAGQAGGTVSSRSSEMAEVVAMRLDFWSVLAAQQERLCERSFTPRRTPVRFPEDDLAAVVDALIGNVFRHTPQGTAFAVRVERDDRSVRLTVDDAGPGFADPETALTRGVSVGGSTGLGLDIVARAAHDAGGELEISRGPMGGGRVRVSFALADAGE is encoded by the coding sequence ATGAGACGCGCCCTCGCAGGCATCGCCCTCGCCGTGACCACGATGGTCGCGCTGTCCTTCCTCATCCCCCTGGCCCTGCTCGTACGCGAACAGGCCCGGGACCGGGTCACCACCGCCGCCGAGCAGCGGGCGGCCGCCCTGTCGCCGGTACTCGCCCTGACGACGAAGCCGGCCGATGTGCAGCAGGCGGTCTCGGGCCTGGGCTCCGACGACCAGCTGGCCGTACGGCTCCCGGACGGCGATCTCGTCGGCACGGTGCACGCCCCCCGGCAGGCGCTGGAACGGGCCGTGAGCAAGCGCGAGACGCTGGCGATGAACACCGCCGACGGCTGGATCTACTTGCAGCCCGTGGTCCTCGCCGAGGACCGGGTCGCGGTCGTCGAGTCGTACGTGCCCGGCGCGGATCTGACCCGTGGGGTCTGGGCGTCGTGGGGCGTGATGGCGCTGCTGGCCATCGGACTGGTGGGCGGTTCGGTGCTGGTCGCCGACCGGCTGGGCGCCCGGGTGGTCCGCTCCTCGCGGAGCCTGAAGAGCGCGTCCCTGGCCCTGGGCTCCGGCGACCTCGACGTACGGGTGGAGCCGGACGGGCCGCCGGAACTCCAGGAGGCCGGCGCGGCGTTCAACCACATGGCCGACCGCGTCGTCCAACTGCTCGCCATCGAGCGGGAGATGGTGGCCGACCTCTCGCACCGGCTCAGGACGCCGCTGACCGCGCTGTACCTGGAAGTGGACCTGATCAGGGGCTCACCGGGAGCCGGACGCATCACCGCGGCCGTCGAACAGCTCGAGACCGAGCTCGACTCGATCATCACGGCGGCCCGGACCCCGCTTGCCGCGGGCCAGGCGGGCGGGACGGTGTCGTCGAGATCGTCGGAGATGGCCGAAGTGGTCGCGATGCGGCTCGACTTCTGGTCCGTGCTTGCGGCACAGCAGGAGCGGCTGTGCGAGCGTTCCTTCACCCCACGGCGTACGCCGGTCCGCTTCCCGGAGGACGATCTCGCGGCTGTCGTCGACGCGCTGATCGGCAACGTCTTCCGGCACACCCCGCAGGGCACCGCCTTCGCCGTACGGGTGGAGCGCGACGACCGGAGCGTGCGGCTGACGGTGGACGACGCGGGACCCGGCTTCGCGGACCCGGAGACCGCGCTCACCCGCGGGGTCAGCGTCGGCGGTTCCACGGGACTCGGCCTGGACATCGTGGCCAGGGCGGCCCATGACGCGGGCGGAGAGCTGGAGATATCGCGTGGGCCGATGGGGGGCGGGCGGGTACGGGTGTCGTTCGCGCTGGCGGACGCGGGGGAGTAG
- a CDS encoding CAP domain-containing protein, with product MSSHRAARSRSHARRKDGPGKRNLVLALGALTVTAGVGATLLTGGGDEGGKGERVTTAADSVPDTTAGEDTTGSASASPSASASPSPSATPSPTASVPVKPKAKKTPTTAPKTNAKSAKGTGGSGGGRTSGPVSGGSGSGSGGSGNSDGGSSNGAEAQVLALVNKERASAGCSPLTANAQLTKAADDYSDTMAASGVMSHTGPDGSTMTSRVEAAGYAWSTLGENIARGQSDAASVMDSWMNSPGHRANILNCSFKEIGVGVHVGDGGPWWTQNFGARR from the coding sequence ATGAGCTCCCACCGTGCCGCTCGATCCCGCTCCCACGCCCGCCGCAAGGACGGGCCCGGAAAGCGGAACCTCGTCCTGGCACTGGGCGCGCTCACCGTCACGGCCGGCGTCGGGGCCACCCTGCTCACCGGCGGCGGGGATGAGGGCGGCAAGGGGGAGCGTGTGACGACCGCCGCCGACAGCGTTCCCGACACGACGGCCGGCGAGGACACGACCGGCAGCGCCTCTGCCTCGCCGTCCGCGTCCGCGAGTCCCAGTCCGTCGGCCACGCCGAGCCCGACCGCGAGTGTGCCGGTCAAGCCCAAGGCGAAGAAGACCCCCACGACCGCCCCGAAGACCAACGCGAAGAGCGCCAAGGGCACGGGCGGCAGCGGCGGAGGGCGCACGTCGGGCCCGGTGTCCGGTGGGTCCGGCTCCGGGTCCGGCGGGTCGGGCAATTCGGACGGCGGCAGCTCGAACGGCGCCGAGGCGCAGGTCCTCGCCCTCGTCAACAAGGAGCGCGCGTCGGCCGGTTGCTCGCCCCTGACCGCGAACGCACAGCTGACCAAGGCCGCCGACGACTACAGCGACACCATGGCCGCGAGCGGCGTGATGTCCCACACCGGCCCCGACGGGTCCACCATGACCAGCCGGGTGGAGGCCGCCGGATACGCCTGGTCCACGCTGGGCGAGAACATAGCCCGCGGCCAGTCGGACGCCGCCTCGGTCATGGACTCGTGGATGAACAGCCCCGGCCACCGCGCCAACATACTGAACTGCTCGTTCAAGGAGATAGGCGTCGGCGTACACGTCGGCGACGGCGGCCCCTGGTGGACCCAGAACTTCGGCGCCCGCCGCTGA
- a CDS encoding DUF262 domain-containing protein, protein MQKLEAHEMPLHKVFSSDYDFHIPDYQRPYAWEEEQAVQLLTDLVEALDRGTEEPYFLGSIVLVKNSGTSRAEVIDGQQRLTTLTILLSVLRDVAEDAEIRDDLDKLVSEPGDKIQGLAKQPRLALRERDKHFFERYVQNKEAVPHLLTLVPEKLDTDAQRAIIRNARALHDRVAIWSERRRLELLRMLVGRTYLVVVSTPDLDSAHRIFSVMNSRGLDLSPTDIFKARIIGDLPEPTAGQCATAWEDAEEALGRDDFADLFLHLRMIYAKKRAEQELLKEFPEQVLSRYLPGEGEVFVNDVLRPYADAYVRVRDAVYEAPFGAEKVNTWFRRLQQVDNNDWRPAALWALRHRENDPVWLDRFLGALERLSASMFIRRVYTTPRVTRYAELLRQLDQGAGLDAEALELSDPERAETRAKLDGDLYLVGRIRKYVLLRVDEVLARGQGVTYDHPIITVEHVLPQNPKPDSEWTRLFDEEQRLAWTHRLGNLVLLNRVKNSAAQNHEFAVKKATYFAGRNGVVPFALTTQVLQHTEWNPALVGSRQKQLVGLLAEEWRL, encoded by the coding sequence ATGCAAAAGCTCGAGGCACACGAGATGCCCTTGCACAAGGTGTTCAGCAGTGACTACGACTTCCACATCCCGGATTACCAGCGCCCCTACGCCTGGGAGGAGGAGCAGGCGGTCCAGCTGCTGACGGATCTCGTGGAAGCTCTGGACCGAGGCACGGAGGAGCCGTATTTCCTCGGCTCGATCGTGCTGGTCAAGAACAGCGGGACGTCGCGTGCCGAGGTCATCGACGGCCAGCAGAGGCTCACCACCTTGACCATCCTGCTCTCCGTGCTGCGTGACGTCGCAGAAGACGCGGAGATCCGGGACGACCTGGACAAGCTCGTGAGTGAGCCGGGTGACAAGATCCAGGGGCTCGCCAAGCAGCCGCGCCTCGCCTTGCGTGAGCGTGACAAGCACTTCTTCGAGCGATACGTACAGAACAAGGAAGCCGTACCGCATTTGCTCACCCTCGTGCCGGAGAAGCTCGACACTGATGCGCAGAGGGCGATCATCCGCAACGCACGGGCGCTGCACGACAGAGTGGCCATCTGGTCGGAGAGGCGTCGACTGGAATTGCTTCGGATGCTCGTCGGGCGGACCTATCTGGTCGTCGTCAGTACCCCGGACCTGGACAGCGCGCACCGCATCTTCAGTGTCATGAACTCGCGCGGACTCGACCTCTCGCCCACTGACATTTTCAAGGCGCGGATCATTGGAGACCTTCCCGAGCCGACCGCCGGTCAGTGCGCCACAGCGTGGGAGGACGCGGAGGAAGCCCTTGGCCGTGACGACTTCGCCGACCTCTTCCTCCACCTGCGCATGATCTACGCCAAGAAGCGGGCAGAGCAGGAACTGCTCAAGGAGTTCCCGGAGCAGGTGCTCAGCCGCTACCTCCCCGGCGAGGGAGAGGTGTTCGTCAACGACGTGCTCCGCCCTTACGCCGACGCCTACGTCCGGGTCCGCGACGCCGTCTACGAAGCACCCTTTGGAGCCGAGAAGGTCAACACGTGGTTTCGCAGGCTCCAGCAGGTCGACAACAACGACTGGCGCCCCGCAGCGCTCTGGGCGCTGCGCCACCGCGAGAACGACCCCGTGTGGCTCGACCGGTTCCTGGGGGCACTGGAACGGCTCTCCGCCAGCATGTTCATCCGGCGCGTCTACACCACTCCCCGTGTCACCCGGTACGCGGAGTTGCTGCGCCAGCTCGATCAGGGCGCCGGACTCGACGCCGAGGCACTGGAGTTGTCGGACCCGGAACGTGCCGAGACGCGGGCGAAGTTGGACGGCGACCTCTACCTCGTTGGCAGGATCCGCAAGTACGTGCTCCTGAGGGTCGACGAGGTTCTTGCACGCGGCCAGGGGGTCACGTACGACCACCCAATCATCACGGTCGAGCACGTCCTGCCGCAGAACCCGAAGCCGGACTCCGAGTGGACCCGTCTCTTCGACGAGGAGCAGCGCCTTGCCTGGACCCACCGGCTGGGAAACCTGGTCCTTCTCAACCGGGTCAAGAACTCAGCAGCCCAGAACCACGAGTTCGCCGTGAAGAAGGCCACCTACTTCGCCGGCCGGAACGGGGTGGTGCCCTTCGCGCTGACGACCCAGGTGCTCCAGCACACCGAGTGGAACCCCGCACTCGTCGGTTCACGGCAGAAGCAACTGGTCGGCCTGCTCGCCGAGGAATGGCGGCTCTAA
- a CDS encoding ATP-binding protein, with the protein MSRPITQTSAPVREFAMQFTSTPRGARLARRLMSHWLHEWGHPYEGEGNQTVTLVAAELVANAVTHGYVPERDFNLRLTATPDTARIEVTDTSSERQPASGPRPHASDRESGRGLLLVEALAADWGVTPRTTAPGKTVWAVLPL; encoded by the coding sequence ATGAGCCGACCGATCACACAGACTTCGGCGCCCGTCCGCGAGTTCGCCATGCAGTTCACCTCGACCCCGCGCGGGGCGCGCCTCGCCCGGCGTCTGATGTCGCACTGGCTGCACGAGTGGGGCCACCCCTACGAGGGTGAGGGCAACCAGACGGTGACCCTGGTGGCAGCGGAACTGGTCGCAAACGCCGTCACGCACGGGTACGTCCCCGAGCGGGACTTCAACCTGCGGCTCACCGCAACGCCCGACACGGCACGCATCGAGGTCACCGACACCAGCTCGGAGCGACAACCGGCGTCGGGGCCACGCCCTCACGCGTCGGACCGTGAGTCCGGCCGCGGGCTGCTGCTCGTCGAGGCGTTGGCCGCCGACTGGGGTGTGACCCCGAGGACCACGGCGCCGGGCAAGACGGTGTGGGCGGTCCTCCCACTCTAA